In Aedes albopictus strain Foshan chromosome 3, AalbF5, whole genome shotgun sequence, the genomic window ATCTCGCCGCAAATGAAGCAGATGAAGGAGGTCTCCGGTATGTATGTATGAGCGCCTCCGGGTGAAAATCAGTTTGGGCTACGAGAAAAGATTTACTGTGAGCTTTGGTTGAATGGACACTATTTTCCGTAAAATAAAATACTTACCGCTAACAGCACGTTAGCTGCTACTTCTGGTACAACATTCTGATGAACTACGGCAGATATTTGTCCAAATCTGGGATCGGAACAAATTTGCCATCTGGGTTCGatgcttccaatttttttttttggcttttttttaatattgtctTTACAGCCATTGACCGTTTTCATTGATTCACGAATACCGATGCGAGCAACTGTTTCTCGTGTTGTTCAATATCAGTAACATATGGTGAAACGCATGTGTGTAGGTGTGTTTCATAGAATATCCACAAACAGTTTCACATATGGTCATTGAATATTTCCACCATTGCTTGCGAATTTCCATATCTATATCATTCAACAATATCTGCACAGTATCATATGATGTTACCACTTGGTATGGAATGCATATACCGTGGTTTACAGTTGATTGCGTTGAATCTCATATTCTTCGACATAAAAGCAACTGTTTGTTATTCATTATCAATAACAGATAAAAGAGATGTACAGTTTGGAGATTAAGACAAACTGTAACAGTCTTGTTTACTATGCGGGATATGTGTAGGTGTGTTGCACAAAAATGAAAACGAACCATTTGCCAGAGAGTGCTTTCATATTGCCACCATTTCGCACGAGTTTTGCTTCACATATCATTCAACAATGTGGCACTACGATTTATTGTTACAATTTGATATGGATGACTCGAATTGTTCTGAATAATACAGTATGTGAACctttatatagcgcatttagttcaccactggactatcgcactagttttcacgagtgcgaaaacgctaataaaagtgcgcgattgcatcaaatcaactcggtgtcttcagagcacctgttctccatagattgaagaaatagtgcgccgaagacatcaacctgatttgatgcaatcgcgcacttttatttacgttttcgcacttataaagtcgcagttcgcagtccagtagtgaactaaatgcggtatattgttCAGCATTAATGCAACTGTTTGAGATAAAATAACATTAACAGATAGACGATATTTACTGTTTGGAATGTATGACATAGTGTATATTTCTATGCGGGTGGGCACCGAGAATGATGATATTATAATATAGAAGCCAttgccaatggaaaatagcaactatgggtgcaaaatatgagtaaattttgaagacaaaaaagttgattttttatgtaaacaaaagaTTTTCTCCCTATCTCActcagcgcctctacaatgggggACCATTCGGATTTACCTatagaacgtccataaattacgtcacgctttcagGGGGAAGGGggattcagcaaagtgtgacgacccacacaaaaatttcagagatctcatacaaaaagtgtgacattgggggagggggaggttgaaaatgggcaatttttgcgtgacgtaatttatggacattccctatatagtgctgcagccgaggtttgTTAGGGAATATTCAGCAgctttttttgctgttttgttcctTGAATAAATTACATTTTTGTGCAACATTTTCTTATCGTGCCTCTGATTACACCGCTTTTTTACTTTGCAGAGATGTGAGCCGCGATATGTCAGTTTAGCTTTTTGGATTTTCAGGCACTCGTCTTCTTCTTCGTCAAATTCGCTCCgcgaacaaaaacaaaaatacgccTGAAATCAAAGCAATTTCCTACTTTGATAAaacattttttgataatttgataAGTTCTTGCTATTAAATTGTTGAGCGTTTTGTGAAATCCTAGCTACAACGACACAAAAGGGTAGTGTAGATTTTCTAGAAGCATTGCCTTGTGCGCAGCACGACAGCGACAGGTATTAATTATCCGAAAATGACTTGCAATTTCGTTTTTCCTTTTCACGTAGTGCAACATTTCTACCATTCTAGAAAAACTCATTAATCCAGTAGATTCCTCGCTGTTCAGAGCCTAAAACGTATTCCAGTGATGCCACAGGACATCAAACGGGAACGGAAAAGTACACAGGTAAGCATTTCAAGGCTGCAGTCGCTCTCGACTTGCTGCTCTATAATTTGTATATGCATTCGCCTCTTCAAGTGCCCTTGAGAAAGACAACCAGAGTGTCTGTCGATTCGAGAGATCTATGTGCTCTCTCATGGTCGCACAGTTACACAGCATAAAACCGAATTCGTTGATTGAAGTTGGGTTTACTATAAAGTTTTCCTCGTTCTCTATCCTTGTAGTCGACGATGCACTCGAAAAGAAGTCACTGGAATGAAGTAATTATCGCAACCAATGATGGAAGCGCCTAGCTAGGCGGAAACAGAACACGCACCTCCTAATGTCATTCCAAATTGTGCTTCGCCCCTTTTTCCAGGCTCCCCTATCGCCTTGCCCCATTCCGGACATCAGCGACGATGAGTTGGTGTCCATTTCGGTCCGAGACCTGAACCGTACCCTGAAGCTGCGTGGCCTGACCCGGGATGAGATCGTCCGGATGAAGCAGCGGCGGCGCACGCTCAAGAACCGTGGATACGCCGCGAGCTGCCGGATCAAACGGATCGAGCAAAAGGACGAACTGGAGACGGAAAAGTCGCAGGAGTGGCGCGACATGGAGAAGATGCACGAGCAAACGAACCGAATGCGCGACGAGGTCGATGCCCTGCGGAACAAGTACGAAGCACTGCGGAAGTTTGCCATCGGCGAGAAGATCCCGCTGCCGCCGGAGTTGGACATTTTGGGCTAGGAGGGAGGCAGCCATTCCATTAGGGTTACAAGGGAATTAGGATTAGGTGTGTAGTGTGAGTTGGGGATTTTACGTTAGGTATTAATATGTGTTATCTTTACCTGAATATAGAGTTTACCGCTTAGTAGGATTTGCGTATACTTAAATATGTACCTATTCATTTGGTTCTTCCTCCGAAACTCACAATCAATCGGGTGGGATAGTTAGAACTGCATGTCGTAGTCTTCGATTTCTAATGTCGGCGCCGCCTTCCATCCCATAAGATCAAAGCGAGGGCTTAAAAAATCCGTTTCCGACCTGGGGTGAGGTAGAGGCAGCAACACCACATAAGGGTGGAAGTTTGAGTTTCCCTGGAGCGACGAGAGGCGGTACAGCCTCTGCAATAGCAGAGGAAGCGTAGATCTTACGCGGGCGTTTAACTGCAACAAGAGTGGAGTCGCTGAACTGACACCAGCGGACGGAACAACATCAGCCAGAGGTCTGCTGGAATTCCGCAAGTCGGTGGTACTGACCAAGAGGGAATACGACGTACGACCTTCTAGGCTCTGGCAGAAGAGTGGAGCGCGGTCGATGCACACAAAGAGGAGATGTCCAATGGATAGGTTCTTCTCTGCTCTTATTAACagtgtacagtaccggcggccgccccggtacgatctagagcagtggtgctcaggctggaggataccgcgggccaaatttgcaattcgggatcgacctgcgggccgcataaaacatcgatgcacaaaaacaacaaaaagaacaattctgaagtatatttattaaaaatctgaactgttcaatttggattcataagtttggttgagaaaaacgtttgagcttcaaaatgaaatttaaacaaacaatttagaagttgcccctagaattgccttgaagccacttcaagaacttgtcaagaagCTTTTAcaacagtggtgctcatcctgcggcccgcgggccgcatgcggccctccaagccttaagatgcggcccgcggagtactttaagacgaatcgaagtttttgaacgattattggaaataactcgttaaattcattaagaaatcaaaattaaaaaaaaaatgctgatcaatttcacagtgttgaacacaaaaagaacaatccgttctggtaagattcgaatcgaaatcgcaactccgaaatatttcggtatttcagctaagtcacgacgCCAGCTtacagttatttataagtggtacgaatcaaatgatgatgattaacctgggcttgttaggggaatatctgtaaataaaagaaaatcgggttaagtacggttcctttgaattccactaagaatttgcatcctttgacagatacgtatttcgacctcaactgtaaggtcgtcttcagtgtcttgtacttgactcgactcaagtacaagacactgaagacgaccttacagttgaggtcgaaatacgtatctgtcaaaggatgcaaattcttagtggaattcaaaggaaccgtacttaacccgattttcttttatttacgaatcaaatgaaagtttattaaaaatgtaatcttgaatcatttaaaaattagttgcagtttttaagcgcagccaatgcaacgctgagcaaatatttcacatttcgcctttccgaagaacatacaaACACAAatcacgaagtttttgacaaaattctcaacaaatctcaacttgattGCCAATATTGGTTCATTttcacttacgaatccaatttgaattgtccaagcgaaactcctgaacgaacttaaagaaaaaaatctcaggcgagattcataaagcgtctcctgtgcccttttggagaaactgttggatacatttttggagaaactccaggaaacattattggagaaaaattttaagcaactctaagcgaaatatatggagaaactcaacgagaaagttgtggcgataatgcatggaaattataggagcatctcctagaaaaaatgttttgatgtcactctatcaaaaatttctttaacaactttagaataaatgcctcgagcaacaaaaagagaattttcagaagtaatcacaaacaagattccagaaccaactgcatcaagacacaaaagatgcttagaacgcctgaggaaaatttgaagcaacttatgcagcaactttagaagataatgttgaagaaacttccggaaacaattgttaaaaatctaaattttgaacaaatttaatgatgaagcacagacaaacagacgtaacacttcgaacatttttcgattcaaatcatagtcacggaaacatattcgcccaatgctaaaaggcctatgtttggccgaccaccaactaggtggcggtagtgagcaaacgccaaactcgaacaaaaacaatgcgagcgccacggttgggcagttggccaactatcaaattttgaaaaagaccgttaaatcggtgtacgatgtgaattatcagagtgttacgtctgtttgtctgtggatgaagtattgcatcaactttagaagagacttatggaaagaatttattaaaatcttcaaaaatctcctggaaagtttttgggaaaatccggaagctattctagcagaaattcttggaaacgaataatgagaaatttctgaagtaacttcagggcagttccaaaggcaaatctaagaggttttcttggagatgttcctagagaattctagaaaaactaaaagaaacttcaagaaatttcttgaaaaccttctggaacaactccacaagaaatttcaggagaaaatccagtaaacctttttggagcgattcaaaagaaattcttgtaaaagcttcttgacaagttcttgaagtggcttcaaggcaattctaggggcaacttctaaattgtttgtttaaatttcattttgaagctcaaacgtttttctcaaccaaacttatgaatccaaattgaacagttcagatttttaataaatatacttcagaattgttctttttgttgtttttgtgcatcgatgttttatgcggcccgcaggtcgatcccgaattgcaaatttggcccgcggtatcctccagcctgagcaccactgttttacaagaatttcttttgaatcgctccaaaaaggtttactggattttctcctgaaatttcttgtggagttgttccagaaggttttcaagaaatttcttgaagtttcttttagtttttctagaattctctaggaacatctccaagaaaacctcttagatttgcctttggaactgccctgaagttacttcagaaatttctcattattcgtttccaagaatttctgctagaatagcttccggattttcccaaaaactttccaggagatttttgaagattttaataaattctttccataagtctcttctaaagttgatgcaatacttcatccacagacaaacagacgtaacactctgataattcacatcgtacaccgatttaacggtctttttcaaaatttgatagttggccaactgcccaaccgtggcgctcgcattgtttttgttcgagtttggcgtttgctcactaccgccacctagttggtggtcggccaaacataggccttttagcattgggcgaatatgtttccgtgactatgatttgaatcgaaaaatgttcgaagtgttacgtctgtttgtctgtgcttcatcattaaatttgttcaaaatttagatttttaacaattgtttccggaagtttcttcaacattatcttctaaagttgctgcataagttgcttcaaattttcctcaggcgttctaagcatcttttgtgtcttgatgcagttggttctggaatcttgtttgtgattacttctgaaaattctctttttgttgctcgaggcatttattctaaagttgttaaagaaatttttgatagagtgacatcaaaacattttttctaggagatgctcctataatttccatgcattatcgccacaactttctcgttgagtttctccatatatttcgcttagagttgcttaaaatttttctccaataatgtttcctggagtttctccaaaaatgtatccaacagtttctccaaaagggcacaggagacgctttatgaatctcgcctgagatttttttctttaagttcgttcaggagtttcgcttggacaattcaaattggattcgtaagtgaaAATGAACCAATATTGGCaatcaagttgagatttgttgagaattttgtcaaaaacttcgtgatTTGTGTttgtatgttcttcggaaaggcgaaatgtgaaatatttgctcagcgttgcattggctgcgcttaaaaactgcaactaatttttaaatgattcaagattacatttttaataaactttcatttgattcgtaaataaaagaaaatcgggttaagtacggttcctttgaattccactaagaatttgcatcctttgacagatacgtatttcgacctcaactgtaaggtcgtcttcagtgtcttgtact contains:
- the LOC109413570 gene encoding transcription factor MafK isoform X2 is translated as MPQDIKRERKSTQAPLSPCPIPDISDDELVSISVRDLNRTLKLRGLTRDEIVRMKQRRRTLKNRGYAASCRIKRIEQKDELETEKSQEWRDMEKMHEQTNRMRDEVDALRNKYEALRKFAIGEKIPLPPELDILG
- the LOC109413570 gene encoding transcription factor MafK isoform X1; translation: MPQDIKRERKSTQSTMHSKRSHWNEAPLSPCPIPDISDDELVSISVRDLNRTLKLRGLTRDEIVRMKQRRRTLKNRGYAASCRIKRIEQKDELETEKSQEWRDMEKMHEQTNRMRDEVDALRNKYEALRKFAIGEKIPLPPELDILG